A region from the Natronoarchaeum mannanilyticum genome encodes:
- a CDS encoding GNAT family N-acetyltransferase, whose product MEIRELDAERERRDAVPILRQLWSDADPEEIVAWTGADEYHLFGRFDGEDLAGVAGVQLGNHLHHARIAWLYDLVVDDPRRGEGHGTALLEHVEAWAAERNCEYVALASPLDEGAVHEYYESREYEKWGYVIEKEL is encoded by the coding sequence ATGGAGATCCGCGAACTCGACGCCGAGCGAGAGCGCCGCGACGCCGTCCCGATCCTCCGCCAGCTGTGGAGCGACGCCGATCCCGAGGAGATCGTCGCGTGGACCGGCGCGGACGAATACCACCTGTTCGGACGCTTCGACGGCGAGGACCTCGCCGGTGTCGCCGGCGTCCAGCTCGGCAACCACCTCCACCACGCCCGGATCGCGTGGCTCTACGATCTCGTGGTCGACGACCCCCGCCGGGGCGAGGGTCACGGTACCGCGCTACTGGAGCACGTCGAGGCGTGGGCCGCCGAACGGAACTGCGAGTACGTCGCGCTGGCGAGCCCGCTCGACGAGGGGGCGGTTCACGAGTATTACGAGAGCCGCGAGTACGAGAAGTGGGGCTACGTTATCGAGAAGGAACTCTGA
- a CDS encoding class I SAM-dependent methyltransferase — protein sequence MDEVRRTLDAYESDADAYVEKYLDASVAARYGDAFFDELDGDRILDVGCGPGPDLETFAERGYDATGLDLTPAFLGAARDQVPDAALARADMRRLPFEAGSFDGVWSSASLLHVPRADAAAALREFRRVLDRDGVAFVSVKRGETPGSDPNGRHFEYYRERELRELLADAGLDPVRIETERNWVSAVVEKTSI from the coding sequence ATGGACGAGGTGCGCCGAACGCTCGACGCCTACGAGTCCGACGCCGACGCGTACGTCGAGAAGTATCTCGACGCGTCGGTCGCCGCCCGGTACGGCGACGCGTTCTTCGACGAACTCGACGGCGACCGGATCCTCGACGTCGGCTGCGGCCCCGGTCCCGACCTCGAAACGTTCGCGGAACGCGGCTACGACGCGACGGGACTGGACCTGACGCCGGCGTTTCTCGGAGCCGCGCGCGATCAGGTTCCCGACGCCGCGCTCGCTCGCGCCGACATGCGTCGGCTCCCCTTCGAGGCGGGGTCGTTCGACGGCGTCTGGAGCAGCGCCTCGTTGCTTCACGTTCCCCGCGCAGACGCGGCGGCGGCCCTCCGTGAATTCCGGCGGGTGCTGGATAGGGACGGCGTCGCCTTCGTCTCGGTAAAGCGCGGGGAAACTCCCGGTTCCGATCCGAACGGCAGGCACTTCGAGTACTACCGCGAGCGGGAGCTCCGCGAGCTGCTCGCCGACGCCGGACTCGATCCCGTGCGGATCGAGACTGAGCGGAACTGGGTGAGCGCCGTCGTCGAGAAAACGTCGATATAG
- the ileS gene encoding isoleucine--tRNA ligase produces MDRFGEVDDQYDPDAVESRVFEYWDEVDAYEKAKAARAGNERFFFVDGPPYTSGSAHMGHAWNKSLKDVYIRYKRMQGFDVTDRPGYDMHGLPIETKVEEEMDFENKKDIEEYGVENFIDACREFSEDSLEGLQEDFKSFGVWMDWDDPYKTVSPEYMEAAWWGFAQAHDEGLVEQGQRSITQCPRCETAIANNEVEYEDVEDPSIYVKFPLSDREGKLVIWTTTPWTIPANTFVAVDEDVEYVGVDATKDGETERLYVADGVVEHVLSEGRYDDYEVVEELTGADLVGWEYDHPLREEVPDAPDGEGALQVYDADYVEVDRTGLVHSAPGHGEEDFERGRELGLDIFCPVGGDGVYEDSAGEYAGQFVKDADDEIIADLQEKDLMLSAGTTTHSYGHCWRCDTGILQIVTDQWFITITDVKDELLDNIGDSEWYPDWARENRFRDFVEEAPDWNVSRQRYWGTPIPIWTPENWDGTMDDAIVIGDREELAERVDQDVDPDAVDLHKDTVDDLTITEDGRTYTRVPDVFDVWLDSAVATWGTIDYPSETEDFEELWPADLILEAHDQTRGWFWSQLGMGTAAVGESPYKQVVMHGHALMPDGRAMSKSKDIRVDPGEVIDDYGADPMRAFLLSLTARGEDMQFSYDETQEMQRRLNILWNVFRFPLPYMRMDGFDPDATTIEDVELDREDRWVLSRLQSVEAEATEAMEEFRQDRAIDAVLDFVVEDVSRYYVQLVRERMWDEEDSESKRAAYATLYRVLREVVALLAPFTPFVAEEIYGYLTGDAEHPTVHMCEWPEADDDLRDAQLEEDVDIVRAVEEAGSNARQQAERKLRWPVTRAVVAPDDERVVDAVERHRDLLADRLNAREIQLVDPDDDWGELRYSAEADMSELGPAFGDRAGQVMNALNDARVDEPTLDALEVAVADVLEADDELTEEMVSFVTQTPDAVSGSAFSRNGDDLGVVYVDTELNEDIESEGYAREVIRRVQEMRKELDLEMDASIRLEIDVADDRVADLVREHEGLITQEVRAEELAAVEDGHRKTWDVEGTEMEIAIAPVVAAEASE; encoded by the coding sequence ATGGACCGATTCGGGGAAGTCGACGACCAGTACGATCCGGACGCGGTGGAATCCCGCGTGTTCGAGTACTGGGACGAGGTCGACGCCTACGAGAAAGCGAAGGCGGCACGTGCGGGCAACGAGCGGTTCTTCTTCGTCGACGGCCCGCCGTACACGTCGGGCTCGGCCCACATGGGCCACGCCTGGAACAAGAGTCTCAAGGACGTCTACATCCGCTACAAGCGAATGCAGGGGTTCGACGTCACTGACCGGCCGGGCTACGACATGCACGGCCTGCCCATCGAGACGAAAGTCGAGGAGGAGATGGATTTCGAGAACAAGAAGGACATCGAGGAGTACGGCGTCGAGAACTTCATCGACGCCTGCCGCGAGTTCTCCGAGGACAGCCTCGAAGGGCTTCAGGAGGACTTCAAGTCCTTCGGCGTCTGGATGGACTGGGACGACCCCTACAAGACGGTTTCGCCCGAGTACATGGAGGCCGCCTGGTGGGGCTTCGCGCAGGCCCACGACGAAGGGCTCGTCGAACAGGGCCAGCGTTCCATCACGCAGTGTCCCCGCTGCGAGACCGCGATCGCCAACAACGAGGTCGAGTACGAGGACGTCGAGGACCCCTCGATCTACGTCAAGTTCCCGCTGAGCGACCGCGAGGGCAAGCTCGTCATCTGGACGACGACGCCGTGGACGATCCCCGCGAACACGTTCGTCGCCGTCGACGAGGACGTCGAGTACGTCGGCGTCGACGCGACCAAGGACGGCGAGACCGAGCGCCTCTACGTCGCCGATGGCGTCGTCGAACACGTCCTCTCGGAGGGCCGCTACGACGACTACGAGGTCGTCGAGGAGCTCACCGGCGCGGATCTGGTCGGCTGGGAGTACGACCACCCGCTCCGCGAGGAGGTTCCCGACGCGCCCGACGGCGAGGGCGCCCTGCAGGTGTACGACGCCGACTACGTCGAGGTCGACCGGACGGGGCTCGTCCACTCCGCGCCGGGCCACGGTGAGGAGGACTTCGAGCGCGGCCGGGAACTCGGCCTCGATATCTTCTGTCCGGTCGGCGGCGACGGCGTCTACGAGGACTCGGCGGGCGAGTACGCCGGCCAGTTCGTCAAGGACGCCGACGACGAGATCATCGCCGACCTGCAGGAGAAGGACCTCATGCTCTCGGCGGGCACCACTACCCACAGCTACGGCCACTGCTGGCGGTGTGACACCGGCATCCTGCAGATCGTCACTGACCAGTGGTTCATCACGATCACCGACGTCAAAGACGAGCTGCTGGACAACATCGGCGACTCGGAGTGGTACCCCGACTGGGCCCGCGAGAACCGCTTCCGGGACTTCGTCGAGGAGGCGCCGGACTGGAACGTCTCGCGCCAGCGTTACTGGGGGACGCCGATCCCGATCTGGACGCCCGAAAACTGGGACGGCACGATGGACGACGCGATCGTGATCGGCGACCGCGAGGAGCTCGCCGAGCGCGTCGACCAGGACGTCGATCCCGACGCTGTGGATCTCCACAAGGACACCGTCGACGACCTGACGATCACCGAGGACGGCCGAACGTACACCCGCGTCCCGGACGTGTTCGACGTCTGGCTCGACTCGGCGGTCGCGACGTGGGGGACGATCGACTACCCCTCCGAAACCGAGGACTTCGAGGAGCTGTGGCCCGCCGACCTGATCCTCGAAGCTCACGACCAGACGCGGGGCTGGTTCTGGTCCCAGCTCGGCATGGGCACCGCCGCGGTCGGCGAATCCCCCTATAAACAGGTCGTGATGCACGGCCACGCGCTGATGCCCGACGGCCGCGCGATGTCGAAGTCCAAGGACATCCGCGTCGATCCCGGCGAGGTCATCGACGACTACGGCGCCGACCCGATGCGGGCGTTCCTGCTTTCCCTTACTGCGCGCGGCGAGGACATGCAGTTCTCCTACGACGAGACCCAGGAGATGCAGCGCCGGCTCAACATCCTCTGGAACGTGTTCCGGTTCCCGCTCCCCTATATGCGGATGGACGGGTTCGACCCCGATGCCACCACGATCGAGGACGTCGAACTCGACCGCGAGGACCGCTGGGTGCTCTCGCGCCTGCAGTCGGTCGAAGCCGAGGCGACCGAGGCGATGGAGGAGTTCCGGCAGGACCGCGCGATCGACGCCGTGCTCGACTTCGTCGTCGAGGACGTCTCGCGGTACTACGTCCAGCTCGTCCGCGAGCGCATGTGGGACGAGGAGGACAGCGAGTCCAAGCGCGCCGCCTACGCGACGCTGTACCGGGTCCTCCGAGAGGTCGTCGCGCTGCTGGCGCCCTTCACTCCCTTCGTCGCCGAGGAGATCTACGGCTATCTCACCGGCGACGCCGAGCACCCGACGGTCCACATGTGCGAGTGGCCCGAGGCCGACGACGACCTCCGCGACGCGCAGCTGGAGGAGGACGTCGACATAGTCCGAGCCGTCGAGGAGGCGGGCTCGAACGCCCGCCAGCAAGCGGAACGCAAGCTCCGCTGGCCCGTCACCCGCGCCGTGGTCGCTCCCGACGACGAGCGCGTCGTCGACGCCGTCGAGCGCCACCGCGACCTGCTGGCCGACCGCCTGAACGCTCGCGAGATCCAGCTCGTCGACCCCGACGACGACTGGGGCGAGCTGCGCTACAGCGCCGAGGCCGACATGAGCGAGCTCGGCCCCGCCTTCGGCGACCGCGCCGGGCAGGTGATGAACGCGCTCAACGACGCTCGCGTCGACGAGCCGACCCTCGACGCGCTCGAAGTCGCCGTCGCCGACGTGCTCGAGGCCGACGACGAGCTCACCGAGGAGATGGTGTCGTTCGTCACCCAGACGCCCGACGCCGTCTCCGGGTCGGCGTTCTCGCGCAACGGCGACGATCTGGGCGTCGTCTACGTCGACACCGAGCTCAACGAGGACATCGAGAGCGAGGGGTACGCCCGGGAGGTGATCCGGCGCGTCCAGGAGATGCGCAAGGAACTCGATCTCGAGATGGACGCCTCGATCCGGCTGGAGATCGACGTGGCCGACGACCGCGTTGCTGACCTGGTTCGCGAGCACGAGGGGCTGATCACGCAGGAAGTTCGTGCGGAAGAGCTCGCGGCTGTCGAAGACGGTCACCGGAAGACGTGGGACGTAGAGGGCACCGAGATGGAGATCGCGATCGCGCCTGTCGTGGCTGCGGAAGCCTCCGAGTAG
- a CDS encoding CGCGG family rSAM-modified RiPP protein has protein sequence MGTTDHGHGDVDPVTDRVHDNSWSANMEKPEHAGEPELVVEQAIDAVEHTTAGNHVNLVTHGENGHPEEYLYEALDAELGDEIEWEYVEQCGCGGHVTKVHVK, from the coding sequence ATGGGAACGACCGATCACGGCCACGGCGACGTCGACCCGGTGACAGACCGCGTCCACGACAACTCCTGGTCGGCGAACATGGAAAAGCCCGAGCACGCCGGCGAACCCGAACTCGTCGTCGAGCAGGCGATCGACGCCGTCGAGCACACGACGGCCGGCAACCACGTCAACCTCGTCACGCACGGCGAGAACGGCCACCCCGAGGAGTACCTCTACGAGGCGCTCGACGCGGAGCTCGGCGACGAGATCGAGTGGGAGTACGTCGAGCAGTGCGGCTGCGGCGGCCACGTCACGAAAGTCCACGTGAAGTAG
- a CDS encoding uracil-DNA glycosylase codes for MVDSAEFPDPDERLVLEPGCRRCPALAEARECIAWGAGPTDAAVMVIGEAPGAGRPPEDADDTAADPAPPVDADADDPWRGGNWTGMAFTTRHSGRRIRTLLAEAGYGDDAYYTNAVKCFPEGDDGSNREPTEQERANCRPHLQTEIERIDPDVLVPAGKHAAASTFVLADLTLDGFLDTVLDPVDSPEIDPAILPILHPSYQDVWIARLGYEHDEYVAAIGDALDRLTGE; via the coding sequence ATGGTCGATTCCGCGGAGTTTCCGGATCCCGACGAGCGACTGGTCCTCGAACCGGGCTGCCGGCGCTGCCCCGCGCTGGCCGAGGCCCGCGAGTGCATCGCCTGGGGCGCCGGACCGACCGACGCCGCGGTAATGGTGATCGGCGAGGCGCCCGGCGCGGGGCGGCCACCCGAGGACGCCGACGATACCGCGGCGGATCCCGCCCCGCCGGTCGACGCCGACGCGGACGACCCCTGGCGCGGCGGCAACTGGACCGGGATGGCCTTCACGACGCGCCACTCCGGCCGACGAATTAGGACCCTCCTCGCGGAAGCGGGCTACGGCGACGACGCGTACTACACGAACGCCGTCAAGTGCTTTCCCGAAGGCGACGACGGGTCGAACCGCGAGCCGACCGAACAAGAGCGCGCGAACTGCCGGCCCCACCTCCAAACCGAGATCGAGCGAATCGATCCCGACGTGCTGGTGCCGGCCGGGAAGCACGCCGCGGCGTCGACGTTCGTGCTCGCCGACCTGACGCTGGACGGATTCCTCGACACCGTCCTCGATCCGGTCGATTCTCCGGAAATCGACCCGGCGATCCTGCCGATCCTGCACCCGTCGTATCAGGACGTCTGGATCGCCAGGCTGGGGTACGAGCACGACGAGTACGTCGCCGCGATCGGCGACGCGCTGGATCGGCTGACCGGCGAGTGA